CACCAGCTTTCCAGTCTGCGTTGTCAACCAATATTTTTAATAAGCTCGATTAAGGTGCAATAAAGCCAATGTAAAACAGCAACAAATATTTCATACGCTGAATGTTGGTTGATTAAAATTTTTGGACTCAATCTGTGAAAGTTGCATCGTGAACGTTGTTGCTGTGAACACAACTTCGGAATTTTGCGGTTTCGTTTAACATTTCATTACGACCACAATTTGGCGCAAAGGTTGACTTAATAGGAAGCATTACATCCTTGGCTTGCATTCTGTGGTGGCAAGAGCCTGATTTTGTGTGCTGCGGTTGGAAAGAAAATAGTGTAATAGCTCAAGTGCAAATCTGAGTGACTATTGTGGCTGCCACTGGGTATTTGTGACAAAGATGTTTAATGAAAGCAAGCGGGTTGTTTGTCGGCATGCCGCAGTATCATCCCGGCGACCAGACCTGGCACACGTGTGAAATAGATTTGGGATGTCACACGCACAGCATTTGCCTATTAATCGACACAGTTGTACCAATAGAGTGCAAAAGCGAGTGCTAAAATGTATAACAAAACTGATGAGCTACACGCTGAGCAAACTGTACGGCCTCATTCATTTAGTGCAGCTTTCCTTCGTGACTACCCTATGAAATGAGCAGCAGTTCAAATCATCTTTAGCTGGTTCGCGTGCATGCAAATGCGTAACACCTTTATAAAACATATATAATGAATTATATAGCACAAAatggtttttgtttctttctggcCTAGTTACAATTATGCCACCAAACACGCCCACACTCCAAAGACACGCTGCTGAAATGTTTGCTTAGGCTTGGATTGCAGGGCTAAGCGCTAGCCAACACATCTCTATGACTAGGTGGTCGCCACTGAACATGTACGTCATGCTAAATTTGGCAACTTCATTTGAAATTAAGTTTTTTGGTGCATGTTGGCACAAGATGGTGCAAATGGCGCAGCATTTCCATCCTTGTTGCAGCACCTTCAGCATTtttaaatcctcgaatctaagccgaccctagagtttggaatatgattatttgaaaaaaaaaaaactatcagcctagattcgaataaatacggtattgCCGTATTTAGTGTCATTAGTGCATTTAGTCATCATTAGTGTCATAAGTGAAAACCGTATGTGAACGCCGGAACACTTTGTGCCTAGTTGTGCTTTTGTAGCGTTTATTCTTGCATTTACCACGTCTAGCAACGTGTTGGCCGCATGCCCTCATAACCACGTCGTACAGATGGACCTCGCAAAATGAAATCAGCGGGGAAGACAAAAAAATTCTCTTTTGCAAaaatttcgttgttgcgaaatGAGACAACACAGATAGGCAATGCATCGCAGAATAAAAGATTACTGTCAAAATTctgttagcctactttggcaagcttgcgAGGATATAGAACTGCGTTGCCGACAGTACAAAGCGCGCCACATGTGTcaatcagcagtggcagcactgccgtggAGCAATATTCTTGGTAAATTGCCTTTGGAGATatgatcacttttgcgagattttgcgtAACTCAGCACAGGACGCAAAGCAACAGCGCTCCACACGGGCAGCAGCATTGTTCCAGCGCACGCTGTATCCCATAGGCACCGATGCATCCGGTGCTGAGCGTGGAAGTGATCATATCTCGTATACCCGAAGGCAGTCTATCGAGATTCTGGCCCCTTCGCTCAAATCTACGTCTGGCGTCGAATCTGCATGTGATGCCAGTCGGGTGGGACCAAAACCAGTGTTTTTGAAGCAAGGAATGCGTATTCCCAGACGATCGCTCAATTACGGCCCGGTGCGTGGCACTCCATGCAGCGACCGCCGGCTCAGGTGCCATAAGCAATCCCACGTCAGTGGGATGCAGAATTCCTTGTTTTTTTGTGGCATTTCTCTCACCGAAGCATACAAGTGCCCACAAAATTATTCTAGTTTGCCACTCTGTATGACATAACTCAAGAACTATAATGGCTACACAGAGACTAATGACATATTTGAGATGTGCTTATGATTCCATACAAGTGGATGGATTTTCAAATCTCCAGTACGAATACTTAAAAAACGTTTTTTAAAGGTGCGTCTCCCCTTAATTGTCTATCACCATTAACACTGTTCATCAACAAAGCCTCAAGTCTTACATTTGTCTCGCTGTCCCGTATGAGGAAGTCCCCATCGACCGCATGGTCATTGAGCACCTGGTCACACTGGGAGCGAGAGATGCTGCCAAAGTACCACTCCTTGGCATGCAGCTCAGGCCGTGGCGCTATGGCTGGCTGCGGCACAGGTGTTGAAGGCTTGGGTGTGGTCGATGCCGACGCTGGAGTCGCCACCACCACCTGGGAAGAATGCCATAGCTTGTTCAGTGCCCGCTACGTCACTGCAATTATTCCTCCACTATCCAAGATAAATACCCAAAGAAAAGCTAACGACCATGAGGAGGTTTAATATGTGAAAAGCTCAAATGAAAGACAATCAGTATGGATCACAACTTCAAAGCatcagctgcaaaaaaaaagaaaaacaaaagacagAACACGAATGAAGATGCAGCATACACATTGCACAAAAGACTACTTGAAACGACTTTTTCCCCAAGATGAAAAGACAACTCAGTGGCACACTTTTCCAATGACAACAGTTTCACTCTTTCTTACTGGGGGGATCAAATAAATGAAGAAACGCTGCACAAGTTGTGGTCATTTGAGGGTACTAGGTTGATAATGGAGCAAATACTCCCTTAGATCTACTGTTTGGAGCTGGTTGAGGCCAAGAACTTTTGGAACAACCTTCACATCTGGTCTAGCGAGTGCAGAACTGCTGTGTAGTTTGGCGACATGAATCTGAGATCAAGTTGTGTGCCAAAGCACTGCACACAGCAACAGTTCTGTTATGCTTCCACATAGGCATAGGATCTACCAGAGGCAAAAATTAGATAGTTTGGCTCCATTTTGGCTCTTGTAACCTTCAAGGCTGGAGTAGGAAGTGATATTTTGTGACGTCCCTGGCTAGATTCACATTAAAAAATGCTTTGttaaaacaaagagaaagaaaacatttcTTGTGATGCTTGGCCTGCTCAACAGTTATAGGTACAACGTTGGTGGTGTGTTGCATGAAGACAAAGTGGATGGGTGCAGCCTTACGccttcattataaaatatgacaTTATCAGTAGCAAACTACTTCACTAaataaacacacatgcacacccacacccacacacacacacacacacacacacactggtaatttttcttttttgttccttcACATAAGTATACATTACAGATCATAAAATAACTGGGACATACAAGCCCAGATAGGAAAAGGTAGTTCCATGGCAGAGGCATTCAAATGTACAAATAAGAATGAATGCAGAGGACATTGTCACAAGGCATCGTGATTGCACCTACCTGCACATAGTTTTTGGGCACCAGACCAGTGTCACCTGACTGGTTGCGTGCTTTCCACCAGTCAGGGTCGTTCTCTGGCTTCTCTATCACCTCGAGCTGCTCGCCCTTGGTAAAGCTGAGCTCTTCCTCATTTTGCGAGGCAAAGCTGTACAGAGCTACCACCGTCTCCAGCACCACAGGCCCATCAGTTGGTGTGGCCGCCTCATCTGGGCTGGACGCTTCCTCCTGAAATGCACCAACAGTTGTTTTGCTCTGCAAGGCAGGCAGGACTGCGTGCTGCAATACCTtctctaaaaaaattaaattctggggttttacgcgctaaAACCGCATTATGATAATGAGGCACCCTGTAGCAGGGatctccaaattaattttgaccacatcgGGCTCTTTTAACAAGCACCCAACTCTAATGGCACATTCGGACAGTCGCTACCACGCACCGACTCCAACTGCAATGATGCAGAGCCCGTTCTTGATCAGAGCCAGCGAAAGTGCGGCCAAGCGGACCATGCAGCCACTCTCAGATCAATCATAGGCCGGAAGAGGAAATGCATCAGCACTTCTGTTGTTAACAAACAATATGCACATGTTCCTTGGCATCAACACGCAAGCTGCCATCACAGACGCCACACTATCGATAAAAGCTGCAGGAGCCACATGACCGGAACTCCGCCAGATTGCAGCTGCACTCCCAGGTCGAAGGTAACAGTACCTCCGAGCACACTGAAAGAACCAGCCAAATGTGTACTGCGCACTCAATTTTGACCAGCCAAATGTAACGCACGCCGCCAGAGCGATCTGGAGGGCTCAAAAATGAATAGTAGAATTCACTATAAGTACACAGGCATTCATGCACCCCGCCCCCGTTGAAATACAGCTGCTGTGGCcagagtcgaacccacgacctcgagttCAGCTGCGCAATGCCATAGCTATTGCCTACTGTCATTGTACAGGTGGCACAAAATGTAAACAGAGAACTGGGTTGTGGTTTAACTGTATTCATGCAAAAGTTACTAAAATGTTGAGAATTAATTAAATTGTGCATGTTGCATACAAGCCCAATACGATTCACAGCTTCCATTGCATGTGTAAATGTATTTTGACCAAAGCATCCTACTGTGGCCCATTTGCTTTTTTGCACTGCTTGAAACATGTGCACTGATGCCATGCAAGGGCACTTATGAAACATCACTCAAAATTTTGATCTGGGCTAGTCTCATTGCCCAAATGGTTACAAAAATGGCACGAAGACCCATGGGTTCAGAAAGAGAAAATGGGTCGAAGACTCGTTTTTCTTATCAACCCAAAGCAGTAAGTAGATCACCAAGTAAGTTTCAGATTAAGTAGACGGCAATGGCATTGTGCATTTTAATTCATCCTGCCATCTAGTTAGAATTTAGTTGAAGAATGGTAGGCACTTGCTTGCGGTCAACAGACAGTATGTGAAACATGAAACAAAATATAACAAAATTACAGGTGTGGAACATTACGCTTGACCAAAGGTACGGTGCAGTCTACTGTTAATGGGAACACACAAGCATGAGGCATCAGTAGACTTATTTAAGAAGTCCTATACTGTCCCACAATACAGAGGTGTCTTGGATGGCTGCAGTGCACTCTAATGGTTGTTGCACTACAGAAACCAAGCTTGCATTGACCACAAGGAAAGGAAGGCAGAGTGTACCAGCTGATGATGTTTCAAACCATTCCTATCATGTTTGTCTAATCACACAAACATATTTACGAAATTACGGTGTTACAGCATTCCACTGTCAGAGGAAACATGTTGGTGCGGTACTGTCAAATTGAGTGGCGCTGCGACCATCCAAGACATGCTTTACTAGACCTGCCCATGAACTACAGGAGAACGAGACCACCCAAGCATTTGTTAACATCTTGCAAGCGAAGCTCTAGATGTGGGTGACACGAGCAGGTATGCCGACGAGATTGAGAATTGGGACGTCCGTTCCACTTTGCGACCCCAGATGAAACCAGTCCCATAACGGTGCACAAATGAAGAGGAAACGTAACAAGGCCACTGACATCCCTACTCGGGAGCCTGGGAAAGCGCACCTGGACGTAGTTTGATGGGAACCATCCTAGGCGGCCGCAGTGCTCGcccttccaccagccgtcgctgGACTTCTCCATGACGAGCACGCGACCGCCTTTAACGAGCGAGATCTCGTCGGCCTGCTTGGCCTCATAGTTGTAACGGACCAGCGCCGTGCCGCAGGCCTCGGCCGGgcccccgccgccgccgcccggcTCGTCTGCGGCCACGGGCGACGAGGCCGGCGACAGCTTGGCCTCGCTGCGCTTGCGCACCCGGCGCCGGATGCTGTCGAAGAGCGACGGTTTCTCGCGCTTCACGTAGTTGGACGGCACGAAGCCGGCCTGGCGCTGCGCGTTCTGCACCTTCCACCAGTGCTTGCTGTCGTCCAGCAGCACCAGGCGCTCGTGCTTGCGCAGGCTCAGCTCCTGGCTGCCCTGGGCCACGTAGTCGTACTTGGCCACCACGTACGTCTCCTCGTTACCGGCCTTCCCTGGGACGACCACACCAGCATCGCGGGAGGGATCAATGACGGCCGCCGTCACCACCATCCCTGTGGTGGTCCACATGCACTGCTCACCGGACTTGGAGTTCGACATCTTCGGGCGCGATGCGGGCCCCCGCCGGGAATGGGCGCAATTGTTGATAAGGTAATAAATACTAGCCTAAAAGCACCGATTTTAGTCGCATCTTAGTCCTAACCATCACTGAGATTCATGACACTCCGGGAAGCGGAGGAGGCAACAACTCTCCTACGGCGCCCAGACGGGAATTCGCGGGAGAGCACGAGAGCCGTGCGAGACCTACAGTGCTTCCTAGACAAATACGGGAAATGGAAGTCGAGCAAGCCAAGCCAACCGCGGGAAACGTGCGGAGAAACCATGGGAGAAAGGTACAAAGAAGACGCGATTGCTACGGCCCCTCACGACAGCAAAGAAAGTAACCGTCTCGGAGGCAATAATTGAAATTGCTTCATAGTTAGTCTTGGCCCTGTGCAAGCTATCTATAAATGTTTGCCCAAGCGACTCTGTAGCTGCGCTTTCATTTCCTCAATTTTTACTGTGAATTTAGTATTTTAGTATTTAGTTATTTAACATTTAGTAAATTTAGTATTTAACTGATTTTTGTAAAAGAGCACAAAAATTCGGTGCCAAATATTTATGGTAAAGTGCTAGGCATcctaaaaaaataaatttatttcACTAGATAAAGTTTTCTAGTCTCACATCACCTTTCCGCGAAGTGCTGAGTATGAAAGTCACCTGAAATGACATAGGGGGCAGGGGGGTGTGTCAGCCTCGCCACTCTAGCTTCGCTTTCCCCATTTTCCCCATGCTTTTCCTTCCCTACCTTACTGCACCtttctgcatggcttttgcgcacGATTTACACGCACAcgttacacacacacaaagaagagATTAAGTGGTAAAGAAGGAAGCGCTTTTCCGACATTCCTAGTCGACGTGCGCTCACATTATTATTAACTTGTCTGCTTTGCTACATAATATATAGACCGGAGGAATTATGAGCGCCGACAGATACGCCAACGGGGCACCCAGAGAGCTTGCCGCGTCGTGGCGCCTGGTGAGAGTGTGGTATCTTTCCAGCTGAAGGCTATGGGCCGATGGTCGACGATGCCAACGATGCCTGCTTGCGCTGGTACGACCGTTGCATCCGCGAACGATAGTGTTGCTAGTTCGCTTTGCTGACCACCGCGCCATGCACGCCTGGATCGGGCAGTGTCCCGCCGGCTTGACGGTATGACGACGCAAGCGAGCGAATGGAACTGCGATCTACTAGCACAGTCTCTGAGCGACTGTCTCAGTCCGCACGACCTGAACCTCAACTTGTACAACTTTGACCAGAATGATGCCTCCGACTGCCCCTATGTGCTGACCAGCCCGCGGTCGCTGGAAGCATGTGCCAACCAAGGCGTCAAGGTGAGAATCAAACGCAGGGTCATGCCCCGGGGCAATCCAATAGTCCACCTTAATTGATGTGTGCGCAGCCGGTCGAGCTGTTGCCGAGGCTCTTCGAGGAGTTTGCGGAGGAGCTCGCACCCGGAGTATCACCGGGCGAGGCTCGGCGGCTCTTCGAGCAGGCTGAGCGTGAGCGCACCGCGAAGTTGGCCCGGTGCCGGCGCGAACGAGAGGCCCTCATCCGCTTGGACCGGCTCCGTCGCCGCCGGTCACTGTCCCTGTCTCCCGGGAGCCGTGTCGTGCAACGCCGGAGCGGCACCAGACCGCTCGGGGTGCTCCTGTCGTCAGGTAAGTACCTGCGTGCATAAAAAATCTAAACAAGCATTACTGTAGCCATCACAGAAGTCGCCTGAAAGGCAGCTCTGCAGCACCTAGCCATTGCTGAACCTCGCTTCATTAGCGAAGTGCAGCAAGAGCGAGGCATACTAACAATCCTCATTTTGAAGATGAGACACGTCACAGAGGAATGTTCGGAAAAGAGCCTGCAGGTACTGTGCAGCCCATAAATCCGGTGAGACAGGTTTTAAGCGCTGAAGTATGTTTGGCAGCAGTGTTCTGCTGGTGTAAAAACCTCCCACCCGCAAGCTTACTTGTTTGAGACTATCGGATTGAATATCAGTGTAAAGCGCACAGGTGATCAAAGACATTTGATGGTAAAGTCACATAGTCTCACACTTGTCATCTGTGCTGCTCCCGCTCTGCCTTTTAGTGTTTGCTTTTGGTGACATGATTAGATAAAGGTGAGGAACCTCTTATCAAAGAAATAGCAATCTCTTGTCACTACCTTGGCTTCATTTTATATGTGTCACACAGACATTTTCTGTTGCGATCAAGCTTGATTCGAATCGAAATTCTTGACTGTGATTGGCTCCCTTCTGCAACTTGTGCAAAGGAGCCAGTTGCGACCGATAAATTTGATCTCAGTCTGACTTGATCACGATCGAAAGCGCTCCGGATGAAGCCCATATTAGAGTAGCCTTTCAGACCTATAGTATATTTGAAATGATCATTTTAGTATTAGTACTAAAATGATCACTAGTATTAGTATATTTTAATACGTTTGAAATTCCATTGGTGAAAAGCATTTGTTCTGAATGCTCAACTCCTCTGGCAAAGAAGTCCTTTGCACTTTTTATTCCCAAACataagctatcatcatcatcatcagcctggttacgctcactgcagcttctcccatacttctccaacaatatATATGCATACAATATATGCAATATGCAATATATTGTATgcaatatatatatgcatacaaaTGCAACAACCTTGTGGCACCCTCTGTTAGTATGTTATATCAGTTTCTGTTGGTAGTGCCACATGTATATCACCACCATAGAGTtccctacaataattactagagggaactctggcgctgcaatcgttcatcCGCCAAGGGAATggtgggaagcacatggatttgtctgatcttcgtgcttgtggactcAGATGTTCTTGCGACTTTGTTTATTAcactttatctgccttcattgtcctaaatttcaGAGCAACCTTTACTTTTCTAAATGTAGGAGACTGTGAACACAAACAATCGCTACTAATCGAAGTGGTTCAGCCTGGCAAGGTTGGACA
This Dermacentor albipictus isolate Rhodes 1998 colony chromosome 1, USDA_Dalb.pri_finalv2, whole genome shotgun sequence DNA region includes the following protein-coding sequences:
- the dock gene encoding SH2/SH3 adapter protein dreadlocks isoform X2: MSNSKSGKAGNEETYVVAKYDYVAQGSQELSLRKHERLVLLDDSKHWWKVQNAQRQAGFVPSNYVKREKPSLFDSIRRRVRKRSEAKLSPASSPVAADEPGGGGGGPAEACGTALVRYNYEAKQADEISLVKGGRVLVMEKSSDGWWKGEHCGRLGWFPSNYVQEEASSPDEAATPTDGPVVLETVVALYSFASQNEEELSFTKGEQLEVIEKPENDPDWWKARNQSGDTGLVPKNYVQVVVATPASASTTPKPSTPVPQPAIAPRPELHAKEWYFGSISRSQCDQVLNDHAVDGDFLIRDSETNVGDLSVSLKAPQRNKHFRVHVEDGVYCIGQRRFSNLDDLVEHYKRAPIYTSPKGDKMYLVRPFRKP
- the dock gene encoding SH2/SH3 adapter protein dreadlocks isoform X1; protein product: MSNSKSGEQCMWTTTGMVVTAAVIDPSRDAGVVVPGKAGNEETYVVAKYDYVAQGSQELSLRKHERLVLLDDSKHWWKVQNAQRQAGFVPSNYVKREKPSLFDSIRRRVRKRSEAKLSPASSPVAADEPGGGGGGPAEACGTALVRYNYEAKQADEISLVKGGRVLVMEKSSDGWWKGEHCGRLGWFPSNYVQEEASSPDEAATPTDGPVVLETVVALYSFASQNEEELSFTKGEQLEVIEKPENDPDWWKARNQSGDTGLVPKNYVQVVVATPASASTTPKPSTPVPQPAIAPRPELHAKEWYFGSISRSQCDQVLNDHAVDGDFLIRDSETNVGDLSVSLKAPQRNKHFRVHVEDGVYCIGQRRFSNLDDLVEHYKRAPIYTSPKGDKMYLVRPFRKP